The genomic region ATCGTTTCAAGGTCAACCTGCCAACTGAGCGTCACAGGTTGTCGACGGGGAAAACTGCCTGATGGAACTAAGCGCCTATTTCCGGTTTGTGGCCGCCCTGCTTTTTGTGCTGGGGATTATTGGCGTGTTTGCCCTTCTGGCACGACGGTTTGTACCCGGTGCGCGCAACATCAACCGCCGTGGTGTGAAAAGACGCCTGTCCGTTGTTGAAGTTGTCCCGGTCGATACCAAACGCCGTCTGGTTCTGCTCAAACGTGATGATACCGAACATCTTGTCATGCTTGGCCCGAATGGCGACACCGTGATCGAACGTAATATCGGCACACAATTCAGCGAAATCCTTGGTAATCAGAGCCGTGCCGATGAAGTCCCCGCATCTTCGGGTAGCACGATCACGGCCGACAGCCCAAAAGACATCGATCAGACTGACAGGAATGCGCCTGCATGAACCGTGACATCCCATCACCATCAGCACGCACTCAGGATGTGAAACCGGCCAAAACTGGTTGGCGCGCGCCGCGCTGGTTAACGCTTTGCGCAATCTGGTCGCTGATCCCGCTGATCGCCATCATGGCCGGCGGCGATACCGTTCATGCGCAATCATTCAACTTTGATCTTGGCGACGGCCCCGGGGTGACATCATCGGGACGTCTGATCCAGTTGATCGGCCTGATCACAGTTCTGTCCATCGCGCCGGCCATCCTGATGATGGTGACTTCCTTTACCCGTATTATCGTGGTTCTCAGCCTGCTTCGAACCGCCCTTGGCATTCAGCAATCGCCGCCAAACCAGGTTCTGATCAGTCTGGCGATGTTCCTGACCCTGTTTATCATGATGCCGACCCTGGAACGCGTCTGGGACGAGGGGCTGGAGCCGATGATCAATGGCAACATTGACGAATTCGAAGGGTTCGAACGGTCCGTCAAACCGGTTCATGATTTCATGATGACCCAGGTCCGCGAACGTGATCTTCAGCTGTTCGTCAATCTGGCGGGGATCGAGGAAATCACATCCCCTGATGACATCCCGCTGCGCTCGCTGATCCCGGCCTTCATGATCAGTGAATTGCGCCGTGCGTTCGAAATCGGCTTTTTGCTGTTTATTCCGTTTTTGATCATCGACATGGTTGTCGCCAGCATCCTGATGTCGATGGGTATGATGATGCTGCCGCCAGTCATCATTTCCCTGCCGTTCAAACTGATCTTCTTTGTCATGGTCGATGGCTGGTATCTGATTGCCGGGTCACTCGTGGAAAGCTTCGGCGGTTAGGCCGACGGGCCAAAAACGTCGCATCCCAGACAACAGAAAAACAGCTTATCTCAGCTTTCGAGATAATCGCGCAGGCGATAATACCAGATCGCAATCGTCGCATAGGCACGGTGCATGTCATGGGCAATCAACGGACTGATGTCACTAAAACGCAGGGGCAAAGGCGTATCGGGTGCCAACAGGTTATCGGCAATTGCCTTGCCCAGTGACGTCGACAAAGCCACGCCGCGCCCGTTATAGCCAACCGCCATCGTCATATTGTCCATCGGGCGATGAATATGCGGCAAATGGTCATAAGTCATGGCAAGACGGCCCGACCAGCAAAACTCAATCGGAACTGACTTCGTCCACGAATAATAGGCGTGAAGTTCCGAGACGATCCCCCTGAAGGCCGCGCGACTGACGGGATCAGCAAAGGATCCCCGCCCCCCGATCATCAGGCGTCCGCCCGGTCCAATGCGGAAATAATTGCCAATTCGGCGGCTGTCGGAAACGGGGGTTTTGGTTGGCAGCACTGTCGCAAGCTGCTCTTCACTGAGTGGCGCTGTTGCCACCTGGAAGCTGTTTACCGGGATCAGGCTTTTGCGCAATTTCGGAAACAGGGCACCGGAATAGGCGTTTGTCGCAACCACCAGATGGTCGCTTGTTATCGATGCCGCGCCATCACCAATCTCGGCATGCCATTTCCCGGAAATGCTTTTAACGCGCTGAACCGGTGCCGGTGCAAATACCTGACACCCTGCCGCCTGTGCGGCCCTCGTCAGACCGCGGATATACTTTAACGGATGAAGCTGGCCTGCCCGGTTATCGAGCCAGCCACCGACAAGGCGCTGGCTTCCCGTAAGGGCCTGAATTTCGGCGGTATCGAGCATTTTGACATCCGCACCGCGCGTCTGCCATTCGCGCATGCGGGTTTCCAACCAGCCAAGGTGATCGCGCTTGACCGAACCCTGTATCCAGCCACTTGGTGTGGCATCGCAGTCGATGTCGTTTTCCTTGATCAGGTTGAATGTTGTCTCGGCGGTTTTACCGGCAAACGCGGTTGAGAATTCGCCATAAAGCCGGTCTATCTTGTCCGGATCGTGTTTAAGCCCCGGGATCACCTGCCCGCCATTGCGCCCGGACGCGCCAAACCCCGGCCGGATGGTATCGACCACAATCACCGACGCACCGCCCTTGGCAAGCTGAAGCGCGCAGGACATCCCGGTGAAACCGCCACCGATAACCAAGACATCGCAAGCGTAGTCACCTTCCGGCTTTTGCGTTTCGGGGGCGTTATTCGCGGTCGTTTCCCAGACCGACGTCAGATCATCTTGCATTTGGACCTCGGTCACCGGGTGTTGCGGCGGAACTCGGAAATTAATGGGGTTAACGAACTGATTTTAAAACCATAACTCAAATTCAGATGGCATCAATGGATTAGTTTTCCTGTATCCAGCGCCATTGGTAACAACACCATCCCTCGAACCCGATCGGCAAATAAAA from Thalassospira sp. ER-Se-21-Dark harbors:
- a CDS encoding FAD-dependent oxidoreductase, whose translation is MQDDLTSVWETTANNAPETQKPEGDYACDVLVIGGGFTGMSCALQLAKGGASVIVVDTIRPGFGASGRNGGQVIPGLKHDPDKIDRLYGEFSTAFAGKTAETTFNLIKENDIDCDATPSGWIQGSVKRDHLGWLETRMREWQTRGADVKMLDTAEIQALTGSQRLVGGWLDNRAGQLHPLKYIRGLTRAAQAAGCQVFAPAPVQRVKSISGKWHAEIGDGAASITSDHLVVATNAYSGALFPKLRKSLIPVNSFQVATAPLSEEQLATVLPTKTPVSDSRRIGNYFRIGPGGRLMIGGRGSFADPVSRAAFRGIVSELHAYYSWTKSVPIEFCWSGRLAMTYDHLPHIHRPMDNMTMAVGYNGRGVALSTSLGKAIADNLLAPDTPLPLRFSDISPLIAHDMHRAYATIAIWYYRLRDYLES
- the fliP gene encoding flagellar type III secretion system pore protein FliP (The bacterial flagellar biogenesis protein FliP forms a type III secretion system (T3SS)-type pore required for flagellar assembly.) yields the protein MNRDIPSPSARTQDVKPAKTGWRAPRWLTLCAIWSLIPLIAIMAGGDTVHAQSFNFDLGDGPGVTSSGRLIQLIGLITVLSIAPAILMMVTSFTRIIVVLSLLRTALGIQQSPPNQVLISLAMFLTLFIMMPTLERVWDEGLEPMINGNIDEFEGFERSVKPVHDFMMTQVRERDLQLFVNLAGIEEITSPDDIPLRSLIPAFMISELRRAFEIGFLLFIPFLIIDMVVASILMSMGMMMLPPVIISLPFKLIFFVMVDGWYLIAGSLVESFGG
- a CDS encoding flagellar biosynthetic protein FliO translates to MELSAYFRFVAALLFVLGIIGVFALLARRFVPGARNINRRGVKRRLSVVEVVPVDTKRRLVLLKRDDTEHLVMLGPNGDTVIERNIGTQFSEILGNQSRADEVPASSGSTITADSPKDIDQTDRNAPA